A section of the Spirosoma pollinicola genome encodes:
- a CDS encoding NAD(P)/FAD-dependent oxidoreductase, which translates to MLQFDKLSLNIPDTNKPRVVIIGGGFGGMNLAKSLRNTDVQIVLFDKQNYNGFWPLLYQVATAGLEPDAIAEPFRKMFDGFDDFHYRMVRVNKIDPTAKTVTTLIGDLHYDYLVIASGSKSNFFGNKDIQKYSFPLKTIPEALNVRSQFLQCFEQASVTTDPAERKSLLTFVIAGAGPTGVEMAGSLAEMRKHVLPSDYPGLDFSQMCIYVVEGLGKVLPPMSDEAGKKAQRYLEDLGVIIKLNTLVENYDGETVTFKGGEQIRTQTLVWGAGVTGAMIDGIPAESTERGRILVDPINRVQGLNNVFAIGDIAFMKLDDFPKGHPGVAQPAIQQGVHLAKNIRRLLKNEPTEPFKYFDKGSLAIVGRSRAVADLPGNIHLGGFIAWMSWLFVHIWYLVGFRSKLVVFSNWVYRLFTYERGTRIIIRPFIRKDDKVGQEIMAQSEAE; encoded by the coding sequence ATGCTTCAATTCGATAAACTTTCGCTCAATATACCTGATACGAACAAGCCTCGCGTCGTCATTATCGGTGGCGGATTTGGCGGAATGAACCTGGCCAAGAGTCTGCGAAATACCGATGTGCAGATAGTGCTTTTCGATAAGCAGAATTATAATGGCTTCTGGCCATTACTTTATCAGGTAGCCACCGCCGGGCTGGAGCCAGATGCTATTGCCGAGCCGTTTCGCAAAATGTTCGACGGGTTCGACGACTTTCATTATCGGATGGTACGGGTCAATAAAATAGACCCCACCGCCAAAACCGTAACGACCCTAATCGGCGATTTGCATTACGATTATCTGGTCATTGCCAGCGGGTCGAAGTCGAATTTCTTTGGCAATAAGGATATTCAAAAATATTCGTTTCCGCTGAAAACGATTCCCGAAGCCTTGAACGTAAGAAGTCAGTTTTTGCAATGTTTTGAACAGGCCAGTGTCACAACCGATCCCGCCGAACGCAAGAGTCTGCTTACGTTTGTCATTGCAGGAGCTGGCCCGACGGGGGTAGAAATGGCTGGTTCGCTAGCCGAAATGCGGAAACACGTGTTACCAAGCGATTATCCGGGTCTGGATTTCAGCCAGATGTGCATTTATGTCGTTGAGGGATTAGGTAAGGTATTACCACCCATGTCTGACGAAGCCGGGAAGAAAGCGCAGCGATACCTCGAAGATCTGGGTGTTATCATTAAGCTGAATACGCTGGTTGAAAATTACGACGGCGAAACGGTTACGTTTAAAGGGGGCGAACAGATACGAACTCAAACGTTGGTTTGGGGTGCGGGTGTAACCGGTGCAATGATTGACGGTATTCCAGCCGAATCAACGGAGCGAGGTAGGATTCTGGTCGATCCAATCAACCGCGTTCAGGGTTTGAACAATGTATTTGCCATTGGTGATATTGCCTTCATGAAGCTGGATGACTTCCCCAAAGGGCATCCTGGTGTAGCGCAGCCTGCCATTCAACAGGGCGTGCATTTAGCAAAAAACATACGTCGGCTGTTGAAAAACGAACCGACCGAACCCTTTAAGTACTTTGACAAGGGATCATTAGCCATTGTAGGCCGTAGTCGCGCTGTAGCCGATTTACCGGGGAATATTCATCTGGGTGGCTTTATTGCCTGGATGTCTTGGCTGTTTGTCCACATCTGGTATCTGGTCGGATTCCGCAGCAAGTTAGTTGTCTTCAGTAACTGGGTGTACCGATTGTTTACCTACGAACGGGGCACGCGCATTATCATTCGACCATTTATCCGAAAAGACGATAAAGTAGGGCAGGAGATTATGGCCCAGAGTGAGGCAGAATGA
- a CDS encoding S46 family peptidase, translated as MYYKKIRSAVLASICLAILAGSVSAQPADTTKGGPLDLGKMWTFDNPPSAFFQKTYKFTADEKWFDEARLASLRFADYCSASFVSANGLVMTNHHCARESGTGVTRQGEDLNATGFFAKTPAEERKVDGLFVDQLVKIEDITKQIQDAMSGADGAATRSEQAQLQAREQAFETVKQEYSTKEGWKGLELQTITFYNGGRYALYGFKRYTDVRLVFMPELQLGFFGGDYDNFTYPRYALDCSFFRVYDNGKPLKTSHFFKFNINGVRDGEPIFVIGNPGHTERLKTVAELEFDRDLQTPATIQLLRNRSAALQTYNETAKSDSVLNEIFSYENSLKAYGGQLEGLRDASLLARKAAFEDQFKAAARVKNLPADQLNTWDDIAANTAQLRAIFRDANYLAPSERTMGELLTFANVVSQYSELLASRPQDAERARSLLETPVVKNRALEEAYLEAHLSEAQTALGNDDPYVKAALTGADGKLRSPKETAAYLLKNTKLNDPAFVSDLATRPNAAASSKDPMLVLARIGFPRYVAAGRQARQITQKQEVLRGQLGRMLYTVYGTAVPPDATFSLRINDGVVQSYNYNGTKAPILTTFAGLYDRNYSFADKAPWNLPARWKNPPMELLKQPMCFISTNDIIGGNSGSPMINKNLEAVGLAFDGNMESLPGEFIFVPDANRTISVHTGGIIAAMRYIYKADRLITELTGSPAVVKPKPAKK; from the coding sequence ATGTATTATAAAAAAATCCGTTCGGCTGTATTGGCAAGCATTTGTTTGGCAATACTGGCTGGCTCCGTTTCAGCACAACCGGCTGACACCACAAAAGGTGGCCCGCTTGATCTGGGTAAGATGTGGACGTTCGATAATCCACCATCTGCCTTTTTTCAAAAAACATACAAGTTTACTGCCGACGAAAAATGGTTTGACGAAGCGCGGTTAGCCTCACTCCGATTTGCCGATTATTGCTCGGCCTCGTTTGTATCGGCCAATGGGCTTGTGATGACGAATCATCATTGCGCCCGCGAATCGGGAACGGGGGTGACACGGCAGGGCGAGGACCTGAACGCTACTGGATTCTTCGCTAAAACACCCGCCGAAGAGCGTAAGGTGGATGGCTTGTTTGTGGATCAACTCGTGAAGATCGAAGACATTACCAAGCAAATTCAAGACGCTATGAGTGGTGCTGATGGGGCGGCAACCCGCTCAGAACAGGCCCAGCTTCAGGCGCGTGAACAGGCGTTTGAAACCGTAAAGCAGGAATACAGTACCAAGGAAGGCTGGAAAGGGCTGGAACTGCAAACGATCACGTTTTATAACGGCGGCCGGTATGCGCTCTATGGCTTTAAACGGTATACAGATGTACGGCTGGTATTTATGCCGGAGTTGCAGCTTGGCTTTTTTGGGGGTGATTATGACAACTTTACGTATCCCCGTTATGCGCTGGACTGTTCATTTTTTAGGGTGTATGATAATGGCAAGCCGCTAAAGACAAGCCACTTTTTTAAATTTAATATAAATGGCGTTCGAGATGGCGAGCCGATTTTTGTGATCGGCAACCCGGGCCATACCGAACGACTTAAGACTGTTGCCGAACTTGAATTTGATCGTGATTTGCAAACGCCCGCTACCATCCAACTTCTGCGAAATCGCTCGGCTGCCTTGCAGACTTACAACGAAACGGCGAAAAGCGACAGCGTTCTGAATGAAATTTTTAGCTATGAGAACAGTCTGAAAGCTTATGGTGGACAGCTTGAGGGTCTGCGTGATGCTAGCTTACTAGCTCGTAAAGCTGCATTTGAGGATCAATTTAAAGCCGCAGCAAGAGTAAAAAACCTGCCTGCTGACCAGTTGAATACCTGGGACGATATTGCCGCAAATACTGCTCAGTTGCGGGCTATTTTTAGAGATGCGAACTACCTGGCGCCCAGCGAGCGAACGATGGGTGAGTTATTGACGTTCGCCAACGTTGTCAGTCAGTATAGTGAATTGCTGGCCTCCCGTCCGCAGGATGCCGAACGGGCGCGCTCGTTGCTGGAAACCCCGGTGGTCAAAAACCGGGCGCTGGAAGAAGCCTATCTGGAAGCTCATCTGTCTGAAGCGCAGACCGCTCTGGGCAACGATGACCCTTATGTCAAAGCGGCTTTGACCGGTGCGGATGGCAAGCTGCGAAGTCCAAAAGAAACGGCAGCTTATTTGCTGAAAAACACCAAATTGAACGATCCCGCTTTTGTGAGCGATTTGGCAACCCGACCTAATGCGGCTGCCTCATCAAAAGATCCGATGCTGGTTTTAGCCCGTATTGGCTTTCCCCGTTATGTGGCGGCAGGTCGGCAGGCGCGGCAAATTACCCAAAAGCAGGAAGTGTTGCGTGGGCAATTAGGTCGGATGCTGTATACGGTGTATGGAACAGCCGTGCCGCCCGACGCTACGTTTTCCTTACGAATTAACGATGGCGTTGTGCAATCCTACAATTATAACGGTACAAAAGCCCCAATCCTGACCACCTTTGCTGGTTTGTACGACCGAAATTACTCGTTTGCTGATAAGGCTCCCTGGAATTTGCCCGCCCGCTGGAAAAACCCACCGATGGAGTTGTTAAAGCAGCCTATGTGTTTTATCTCCACGAACGACATTATCGGCGGTAATTCGGGTAGCCCCATGATCAATAAAAACCTCGAAGCGGTTGGCCTGGCATTCGATGGCAATATGGAAAGCTTACCCGGCGAATTCATTTTCGTGCCCGATGCCAACCGGACGATTTCGGTTCATACGGGCGGCATCATAGCGGCTATGCGCTACATCTACAAAGCCGACCGATTGATAACCGAATTAACAGGTTCGCCAGCCGTTGTAAAACCAAAACCAGCAAAAAAATAA